One Actinosynnema pretiosum DNA segment encodes these proteins:
- the otnK gene encoding 3-oxo-tetronate kinase, with the protein MLGAIADDFTGATDLAIMLRRNGHRVAVAIEDHDPGERVRAGLDALVIALKSRTAPVDEAVAATRAAHERLLAWGARRVYVKYCSTFDSTDEGNIGPVLDAVADRAGAARVVVVPPLPANGRTVHEGLLHVNGQLLEHSPMRHHPLTPMTRSRVADLLRPQTRHEVAEAHLDVVRSGRDALRAALEATAARYVVVDAVDDADLAVIGAAVAEDVVVSGGSGLALGLPDPHGDTGRWTAPASGRRAVLCGSASTATRRQVADATRTQPGLRVDPVAAVRTPDLEVDRISAWAVQQPADSVPVIYSTADAADLVPEVDGLPVAPAVETVLAGVARRLVVSGVRRLLVAGGETSGAVVRALGVGVLRVGPEIAPGICWAAATTATRREIALALKSGNFGPDDLFTSAWDALA; encoded by the coding sequence ATGCTGGGAGCCATCGCCGACGACTTCACCGGCGCGACAGACCTCGCGATCATGTTGCGCCGCAACGGACACCGGGTCGCGGTCGCGATCGAGGACCACGACCCCGGCGAACGGGTCCGAGCCGGGCTCGACGCGCTCGTCATCGCGCTCAAGTCCCGCACCGCGCCCGTCGACGAGGCCGTCGCCGCCACCCGCGCCGCCCACGAGCGGCTGCTCGCCTGGGGCGCGCGGCGGGTGTACGTGAAGTACTGCTCGACCTTCGACTCCACCGACGAGGGCAACATCGGCCCGGTGCTCGACGCGGTGGCCGACCGGGCGGGCGCGGCGCGCGTCGTGGTCGTGCCGCCGCTGCCCGCCAACGGTCGCACGGTCCACGAGGGCCTGCTGCACGTGAACGGGCAACTGCTGGAGCACTCCCCCATGCGCCACCACCCGCTCACCCCCATGACCCGGTCGCGGGTCGCCGACCTGCTGCGCCCGCAGACCCGGCACGAGGTGGCCGAGGCGCACCTGGACGTGGTGCGCTCCGGCCGGGACGCCCTGCGCGCCGCGCTGGAGGCCACCGCCGCCCGGTACGTGGTCGTGGACGCGGTCGACGACGCCGACCTGGCCGTGATCGGCGCGGCCGTCGCCGAGGACGTGGTGGTCAGCGGCGGTTCCGGGCTCGCGCTCGGCCTTCCCGACCCGCACGGCGACACCGGCCGGTGGACGGCCCCGGCGAGCGGGCGGCGGGCCGTGCTGTGCGGCAGCGCCTCCACCGCGACCCGCCGCCAGGTCGCCGACGCCACGCGGACGCAGCCCGGTCTGCGCGTCGACCCCGTGGCCGCCGTGCGCACCCCGGACCTCGAAGTCGACCGGATCTCCGCGTGGGCCGTCCAGCAACCCGCGGACTCGGTGCCGGTCATCTACAGCACCGCCGACGCCGCCGACCTGGTCCCCGAGGTCGACGGCCTGCCCGTCGCCCCGGCCGTCGAGACCGTGCTGGCCGGAGTCGCGCGACGCCTGGTCGTGTCGGGCGTGCGGCGCCTGCTCGTCGCGGGCGGTGAGACCAGCGGCGCGGTCGTGCGCGCCCTGGGGGTCGGCGTGCTGCGCGTGGGGCCCGAGATCGCCCCCGGCATCTGCTGGGCCGCCGCCACCACCGCCACCCGCCGCGAGATCGCGCTCGCGCTCAAGAGCGGCAACTTCGGCCCCGACGACCTGTTCACCTCGGCCTGGGACGCGCTCGCGTGA
- a CDS encoding class II aldolase/adducin family protein codes for MSAAEQLAEAGARVVEAGLSPGSSGNISVLDGDRVLLSGTGVPLGELGPEDIAVLDLGGTHLGGARPSKEWPLHVAFYRRSPEHRAVVHVHSPSAVAVACLEPWAEHSAVPPLTPYFVMRVGQTPLLPYRAPGDPGLGADLLECPWELRAALLANHGSVVAGAGPAEAVDRAVELEEACRITLLTSGLARRELDATAIAELSRRWSSPWGGRADR; via the coding sequence GTGAGCGCGGCGGAACAGCTCGCCGAGGCGGGCGCGCGCGTGGTCGAGGCCGGGCTCAGCCCCGGCAGCAGCGGCAACATCAGCGTCCTGGACGGCGACCGCGTCCTGCTCAGCGGCACCGGCGTGCCCCTGGGCGAACTGGGCCCCGAGGACATCGCCGTGCTGGACCTGGGCGGAACCCACCTGGGCGGCGCACGTCCCTCGAAGGAGTGGCCCCTGCACGTCGCGTTCTACCGCCGCTCCCCCGAGCACCGCGCGGTCGTGCACGTGCACTCCCCGTCCGCCGTCGCCGTGGCCTGCCTGGAGCCGTGGGCCGAGCACAGCGCCGTCCCGCCGCTCACCCCGTACTTCGTGATGCGCGTCGGCCAGACCCCGCTGCTGCCCTACCGCGCCCCCGGCGACCCCGGACTCGGCGCGGACCTGCTGGAGTGCCCCTGGGAGCTGCGCGCGGCGCTGCTGGCCAACCACGGTTCGGTCGTGGCGGGCGCCGGGCCTGCGGAGGCGGTGGACCGGGCCGTGGAACTGGAGGAGGCCTGCCGCATTACCCTGCTGACCAGCGGACTGGCCCGCAGGGAGCTCGACGCGACCGCGATCGCCGAGCTGTCGCGGCGCTGGTCGAGCCCGTGGGGCGGGCGCGCGGACCGATGA
- a CDS encoding DeoR/GlpR family DNA-binding transcription regulator, which yields MTEQMAPLIPEQRRQEILRRLRQAQVLSYHQLTELLGVSHMTIRRDIAALEKLGSVEVTPGGAKIATRLLREPDRAEKTGSDRAAKTAMARAAAAMVTDSMTVYLDAGTTVQAMRPFLDGARDLTVVSNDLATVADFCDHPGVDLICLGGRVEVSNRSTVGRLATLALRELSLDVAFLSSSSWDVEHGVSTPVEAKVDVKRAALAAATTSVLVAGSAKYGRFARYRALRLEEIDTIVTDDELSDEAAGLVEGIGVTLVRAGAGDGGIGAGSGDGVA from the coding sequence TTGACTGAACAGATGGCGCCGCTCATCCCGGAGCAGCGACGGCAGGAGATCCTGCGCAGGCTCAGGCAGGCGCAGGTGCTCAGCTACCACCAGCTCACCGAGCTCCTCGGCGTCAGCCACATGACCATCCGCAGGGACATCGCCGCGCTGGAGAAGCTGGGCAGCGTCGAGGTGACGCCGGGGGGCGCGAAGATCGCCACCAGGCTGCTGCGCGAACCGGACCGCGCCGAGAAGACCGGCTCCGACCGGGCGGCGAAGACCGCGATGGCCCGCGCCGCCGCCGCGATGGTCACCGACTCGATGACGGTGTACCTGGACGCCGGGACCACGGTGCAGGCCATGCGGCCGTTCCTGGACGGGGCGCGGGACCTGACCGTGGTGAGCAACGACCTGGCGACCGTGGCCGACTTCTGCGACCACCCCGGAGTCGACCTGATCTGCCTGGGCGGGCGGGTGGAGGTGTCGAACCGGTCCACGGTCGGGCGGCTCGCGACGCTGGCGCTGCGGGAGCTGTCGCTGGACGTGGCGTTCCTGTCGTCGAGCTCGTGGGACGTCGAGCACGGGGTGAGCACGCCGGTGGAGGCGAAGGTCGACGTGAAGCGGGCGGCGCTGGCCGCGGCGACGACGTCGGTGCTGGTGGCGGGGAGCGCGAAGTACGGGCGGTTCGCGCGGTACCGGGCGCTGCGGCTGGAGGAGATCGACACGATCGTGACGGACGACGAGCTGTCGGACGAGGCGGCGGGGTTGGTCGAGGGGATTGGGGTGACGCTGGTCCGGGCTGGGGCGGGTGACGGCGGGATCGGGGCGGGGTCGGGCGACGGGGTGGCTTGA
- a CDS encoding bifunctional DNA primase/polymerase, protein MSGVRVALAAVERGWPVIPLRPGGKAPVLRDWDRRATADPDRVRAWWARAPFNVGIACRGAGLLVVDLDVPGGREVFEGLGSCPVTYRVGTPSGGEHHYFRAPPVRLGNSAGRLGPRVDTRGVGGYVVAAGSVVRGVRYRVLCDEPVAPAPEWLVAALAPVPRLPAAPAVTPSSRRIRAYRDAVVAGEVERVRGALPGTRAHVVFTAACRLGELVGAGWLGERQAEELILDAAAGHVGVEGWTEREAARHVRNGVVAGARRPRVIPEQRRG, encoded by the coding sequence GTGTCCGGTGTGCGGGTGGCGCTGGCCGCGGTGGAGCGGGGGTGGCCGGTGATCCCGCTGCGGCCCGGTGGGAAGGCGCCCGTCCTGCGGGACTGGGACCGGCGGGCCACCGCCGACCCCGATCGGGTGCGCGCCTGGTGGGCCCGCGCGCCGTTCAACGTCGGCATCGCCTGCCGGGGGGCCGGGCTGCTGGTGGTGGACCTGGACGTCCCCGGCGGTCGCGAGGTGTTCGAGGGGCTCGGGTCCTGCCCGGTCACCTACCGCGTCGGCACGCCCAGCGGCGGCGAGCACCACTACTTCCGGGCCCCACCCGTCCGGCTCGGCAACTCCGCGGGCCGGCTCGGGCCGCGCGTGGACACCAGGGGCGTCGGCGGGTACGTGGTCGCGGCCGGGTCCGTGGTGCGGGGCGTCCGGTACCGGGTGCTGTGCGACGAGCCGGTGGCCCCCGCGCCCGAGTGGCTGGTCGCCGCCCTCGCACCGGTGCCACGGTTGCCCGCCGCGCCTGCGGTCACCCCGTCGTCGCGGCGGATCCGGGCCTACCGGGACGCGGTGGTGGCGGGGGAGGTCGAGCGGGTGCGCGGGGCGCTGCCGGGGACCCGCGCGCACGTGGTGTTCACGGCCGCGTGCAGGCTCGGGGAGCTGGTCGGCGCGGGGTGGTTGGGGGAGCGGCAGGCCGAGGAGTTGATCCTGGACGCGGCGGCGGGGCACGTCGGCGTGGAGGGGTGGACGGAGCGGGAGGCGGCCCGGCACGTGCGCAACGGGGTGGTGGCGGGCGCCCGGAGGCCGAGGGTGATTCCCGAGCAGAGGCGGGGGTAG
- a CDS encoding phosphotransferase has product MKLLAAGRDADVYALDANRVLRRYRRGGDAAAEAELMGHLARHAFPVPEVYQAKGPNLVMERLSGRTLQAALRAGDAEPGLAGRLLADLHARLHRVPGRQGDKAQRVLHLDLRPETVVLTPKGPVVVDWTRAGEGLPDLDVAATAVALGQVAVGGQAGDAALARAVLPVFLAAAGGNPVRLVEQALALRGADPNLTVRESVDLSEAAALVRRT; this is encoded by the coding sequence GTGAAGCTGCTCGCTGCCGGGCGCGACGCGGACGTGTACGCGCTCGACGCCAACCGGGTGCTGCGCCGGTACCGGCGGGGCGGTGACGCCGCCGCCGAGGCGGAGCTGATGGGGCACCTCGCGCGGCACGCGTTCCCGGTGCCCGAGGTGTACCAGGCCAAGGGGCCGAACCTGGTGATGGAGCGGCTGTCCGGGCGGACGCTGCAGGCGGCGCTGCGGGCGGGCGACGCGGAGCCGGGGCTGGCGGGGCGGCTGCTGGCGGACCTGCACGCGCGGCTGCACCGGGTGCCGGGGCGGCAGGGGGACAAGGCGCAGCGGGTGCTGCACCTGGACCTGCGGCCGGAGACCGTGGTGCTCACGCCCAAGGGGCCGGTGGTGGTCGACTGGACGCGCGCGGGGGAGGGGCTGCCCGACCTGGACGTGGCGGCGACCGCGGTGGCGCTGGGGCAGGTCGCGGTGGGCGGGCAGGCGGGGGACGCGGCGCTGGCGCGCGCGGTGCTGCCGGTGTTCCTGGCGGCGGCCGGTGGGAACCCGGTGCGGCTGGTGGAGCAGGCGCTGGCGCTGCGGGGGGCTGATCCGAACCTGACGGTGCGGGAGTCGGTGGACCTGAGCGAGGCCGCTGCGCTGGTGCGGCGGACCTGA
- a CDS encoding calcium:proton antiporter has product MTSATRSRIPPMLSWTNVVPVLSLLALLLTWGRETGPILVTVVALMLAGSVLAAVHHAEVVAHRVGEPFGSLVLAVAVTIIEVALIVTLMISGGPEAATLARDTVFAAVMITTNGIIGLSLLRGALKYQVVPFNAEGSGAALATVTTLAVLSMVVPTFTTGAAGPEFTTPQLVFAALASLALYGMFVFAQTVKHRDFFLPVDMEDEAPVDSNDEHAPPPSNREAWTSLGLLLVALVAVVGLAKVESPAIEAGVASLGLPQSFVGVVIALLVLLPETLAAVRAAGRGRVQISLNLGYGSAMASIGLTVPVIALATIWLDGPLMLGLEATQMVLLAMTVVVSMLTVVPGRATRLQGGVHLVLLAAFLFLAVNP; this is encoded by the coding sequence ATGACCTCAGCGACGCGCTCGCGCATCCCGCCCATGCTGTCCTGGACCAACGTGGTGCCGGTCCTCTCCCTCCTGGCGCTGCTGCTCACCTGGGGCCGGGAAACCGGTCCGATCCTCGTCACCGTGGTGGCACTCATGCTCGCGGGCTCCGTGCTCGCGGCGGTCCACCACGCCGAGGTGGTGGCGCACCGGGTCGGCGAGCCGTTCGGGTCACTGGTGCTCGCCGTCGCGGTGACCATCATCGAGGTCGCGCTCATCGTGACCTTGATGATCTCCGGTGGGCCCGAGGCCGCCACCCTGGCCAGGGACACCGTCTTCGCGGCGGTGATGATCACCACGAACGGCATCATCGGCCTGTCGCTGCTGCGCGGCGCGCTGAAGTACCAGGTCGTGCCGTTCAACGCCGAGGGCAGCGGAGCCGCGCTGGCCACGGTGACCACGCTGGCCGTGCTGAGCATGGTGGTGCCGACGTTCACCACCGGCGCGGCCGGGCCGGAGTTCACCACGCCGCAGCTGGTGTTCGCCGCGCTGGCCTCGCTCGCCCTGTACGGCATGTTCGTGTTCGCCCAGACGGTGAAGCACCGCGACTTCTTCCTCCCCGTGGACATGGAGGACGAGGCGCCCGTCGACTCCAACGACGAGCACGCCCCGCCGCCGTCCAACCGGGAGGCCTGGACCTCGCTCGGGCTGCTGCTGGTCGCGCTGGTCGCGGTCGTCGGCCTGGCGAAGGTCGAGTCGCCCGCCATCGAGGCCGGGGTGGCCTCGCTCGGGCTGCCGCAGTCCTTCGTCGGCGTGGTGATCGCGCTGCTGGTGCTCCTGCCGGAGACCCTGGCCGCCGTGCGCGCCGCCGGTCGCGGGCGGGTGCAGATCAGCCTCAACCTCGGGTACGGCTCGGCGATGGCCAGCATCGGCCTCACCGTGCCGGTGATCGCGCTGGCCACCATCTGGCTGGACGGTCCGCTCATGCTCGGGCTGGAGGCGACCCAGATGGTGCTGCTGGCCATGACCGTCGTGGTGAGCATGTTGACCGTGGTGCCCGGACGGGCGACGCGGTTGCAGGGCGGCGTGCACCTGGTGCTGCTCGCGGCGTTCCTGTTCCTGGCCGTCAACCCCTGA
- a CDS encoding SpoIIE family protein phosphatase → MFDLRADRASSPVLVAHLGVDRTLLSLAPEGRTLLGLSAGEDLGALPESLREAVDGAAEEGSWTGVGELAGVPVRVVCVALGEGYALVATPLAAGAGAGGDTPAVDVRIHTTPDTNFAPSEARGEVPGEHLRGLVDALSVVVWAADATTGRYTFVSRHAERLLGYPVERWLGEPGFWESVVHPDDRAAIADRDVEGLSDYELDYRAVAADGRVVWLRDLVRVARDERGEPTALHGVLVDTSPGRAAEERRRFLAGLEAQLQRLEDAGEVMTAATRLLGEHLAADRCAYAEAESDQDHFTMSGDHATGLPPLTGRFAMSSFGRDALRAMRAGEPWVVHDSEDDPRLTAEDRLVYRRTGIRAVICLPLLRGGRFAAAMAAHQATPRRWAPAEVELVSVVVNRCWESVQRTHADRALRESERRFRQLVERATDGIWVLDRDLRFVEVNPAACALLGHAREDLLGKPVAALLGSERGERLAALLGDEGAPDVVTEVWQVRRADGGAVALELSIQATPTGLQAIGRDITERQRAEAEREALRHREHEIAEALQRSLLPRELPALPRLAAAARYLPASAHTQIGGDWYEVLPVGETTVALSVGDVVGKGPQAAAVMGQLRSALAGYLLDGHSPAAALERLDAFALRTRGAPGSTCACLTLDWSTGELRWASAGHPPPLLVEPERSRFLPIGTGTVLGVPGRATYRDSQVVLPAGGTVVLYTDGLVERRGALIDAGLDALLRLVRDEHELGPDELADRITSALLDGGQDDDVALVVVRKIPEPLRRRVAAEAPELSGMRRRVAEWAGRAGLSDDLLCDLQLALGEAAANAVDHAYPDGPGEFEYRVERIGDGGVRVRVCDWGRWRPEPEDKGHRGRGVQLIQTVGRDAVFTRGPEGTVVEFVVPEGDGPGVPAPRRRVRGPVVGVRCTAGEEFRDAVQVLHLGGDLDLDGVRALREFLLGRVDVADRRPVELDLTGLGYLSSSGVALLLEAAEVAAGRGRGVGVVVTEGSAPARIMAVSGLHGGAAGDRLSLRVVGR, encoded by the coding sequence GTGTTCGATCTCCGCGCAGACCGTGCGAGTTCCCCGGTCCTGGTGGCCCACCTGGGGGTCGACCGGACGCTCCTGTCACTGGCGCCCGAAGGCCGCACCCTGCTCGGCCTCTCCGCAGGTGAGGACCTCGGGGCCCTCCCGGAGAGCCTGCGGGAGGCCGTCGACGGCGCGGCCGAGGAGGGGTCGTGGACCGGTGTCGGCGAGCTCGCGGGCGTCCCGGTCCGGGTGGTCTGCGTCGCCCTCGGCGAGGGGTACGCGCTGGTGGCGACCCCTCTGGCCGCGGGTGCGGGCGCCGGCGGCGACACACCTGCCGTCGACGTGAGAATTCACACAACGCCTGACACAAATTTTGCCCCCTCCGAGGCGCGGGGGGAGGTCCCCGGCGAGCACCTGCGCGGGCTCGTGGACGCCCTCTCGGTGGTCGTCTGGGCCGCCGACGCGACCACCGGGCGCTACACCTTCGTGTCGCGGCACGCCGAGCGGCTGCTCGGCTACCCGGTGGAGCGCTGGCTGGGCGAGCCCGGCTTCTGGGAGTCCGTCGTGCACCCCGACGACCGGGCCGCGATCGCCGACCGCGACGTGGAGGGGCTCTCGGACTACGAGCTGGACTACCGCGCCGTCGCCGCCGACGGGCGCGTGGTGTGGCTGCGCGACCTGGTCCGGGTGGCCCGCGACGAGCGCGGCGAGCCGACCGCGCTGCACGGCGTGCTCGTGGACACCTCCCCCGGCCGGGCCGCCGAGGAGCGCCGCCGGTTCCTGGCAGGCCTGGAGGCGCAGCTGCAGCGCCTGGAGGACGCGGGTGAGGTGATGACCGCCGCGACCAGGCTGCTCGGCGAGCACCTGGCCGCCGACCGGTGCGCGTACGCCGAGGCCGAGTCCGACCAGGACCACTTCACGATGAGCGGCGACCACGCCACCGGGCTGCCGCCGCTGACCGGCCGGTTCGCCATGTCCTCGTTCGGGAGGGACGCGCTGCGGGCGATGCGCGCGGGCGAGCCGTGGGTGGTGCACGACAGCGAGGACGACCCGAGGTTGACCGCCGAGGACCGCCTCGTCTACCGGCGCACCGGCATCCGGGCGGTGATCTGCCTGCCGCTGCTGCGCGGCGGCCGGTTCGCCGCCGCGATGGCCGCCCACCAGGCCACGCCGAGGCGGTGGGCGCCCGCCGAGGTGGAGCTGGTGTCGGTGGTGGTCAACCGGTGCTGGGAGTCGGTGCAGCGCACGCACGCCGACCGGGCGCTGCGGGAGAGCGAGCGCCGCTTCCGGCAGCTGGTGGAGCGGGCCACCGACGGGATCTGGGTGCTGGACCGGGACCTGCGGTTCGTGGAGGTCAACCCGGCGGCGTGCGCGCTGCTCGGGCACGCCCGCGAGGACCTGCTGGGCAAGCCGGTGGCGGCGCTGCTCGGCTCGGAGCGCGGGGAGCGGCTGGCGGCGCTGCTGGGCGACGAGGGCGCCCCCGACGTGGTGACCGAGGTGTGGCAGGTGCGGCGCGCCGACGGCGGCGCGGTCGCGCTGGAGCTGAGCATCCAGGCCACGCCGACCGGGTTGCAGGCCATCGGGCGGGACATCACCGAGCGGCAGCGGGCCGAGGCGGAGCGGGAGGCGCTGCGGCACCGGGAGCACGAGATCGCGGAGGCGCTGCAGCGCAGCCTGCTGCCGCGCGAGCTGCCCGCCCTGCCCCGCCTGGCCGCCGCCGCGCGCTACCTGCCCGCCTCGGCGCACACCCAGATCGGCGGCGACTGGTACGAGGTGCTGCCGGTCGGGGAGACGACCGTGGCGCTGTCGGTGGGCGACGTGGTCGGGAAGGGCCCGCAGGCCGCCGCCGTGATGGGGCAGCTGCGCAGCGCGCTGGCCGGGTACCTGCTGGACGGGCACTCGCCCGCGGCGGCGCTGGAGCGGCTGGACGCGTTCGCGCTGCGCACGCGCGGGGCCCCCGGCAGCACCTGCGCCTGCCTGACGCTGGACTGGAGCACCGGGGAGCTGCGCTGGGCGAGCGCCGGGCACCCGCCGCCGTTGCTGGTGGAGCCCGAGCGGTCGCGGTTCCTGCCCATCGGGACCGGGACGGTGCTGGGGGTTCCCGGCCGCGCGACCTACCGGGACTCGCAGGTGGTGCTGCCCGCCGGGGGCACCGTGGTGCTGTACACGGACGGGCTGGTGGAGCGGCGCGGGGCGCTGATCGACGCCGGGCTGGACGCGCTGCTGCGGCTGGTGCGGGACGAGCACGAGCTGGGGCCGGACGAGCTGGCCGACCGGATCACGTCCGCGCTGCTCGACGGCGGGCAGGACGACGACGTGGCGCTGGTGGTGGTGCGGAAGATCCCGGAGCCGCTGCGGCGGCGGGTCGCGGCCGAGGCCCCCGAGCTGTCCGGGATGCGGCGGCGGGTCGCGGAGTGGGCGGGCCGGGCCGGGCTGTCCGACGACCTGCTGTGCGACCTGCAGCTCGCGCTGGGCGAGGCGGCGGCGAACGCGGTCGACCACGCCTACCCGGACGGGCCGGGCGAGTTCGAGTACCGGGTCGAGCGGATCGGGGACGGCGGGGTCCGGGTCCGGGTGTGCGACTGGGGGCGGTGGCGGCCCGAGCCCGAGGACAAGGGGCACCGGGGGCGCGGGGTGCAGCTGATCCAGACGGTGGGGCGCGACGCGGTGTTCACCAGGGGGCCGGAGGGGACCGTCGTGGAGTTCGTGGTCCCCGAGGGCGACGGCCCCGGCGTTCCCGCGCCCCGGCGGCGGGTGCGCGGGCCGGTCGTGGGGGTCCGCTGCACGGCGGGCGAGGAGTTCCGGGACGCGGTGCAGGTGCTGCACCTGGGCGGCGACCTGGACCTGGACGGGGTCAGGGCGCTGCGGGAGTTCCTGCTCGGCCGGGTGGACGTGGCCGACCGGCGGCCGGTCGAGCTGGACCTGACCGGGCTGGGGTACCTGAGCAGCTCCGGGGTGGCGCTGCTGCTGGAGGCCGCCGAGGTCGCCGCCGGGCGCGGGCGCGGCGTGGGCGTCGTGGTCACCGAGGGGAGCGCGCCCGCCCGCATCATGGCGGTGTCCGGGTTGCACGGGGGCGCGGCCGGGGACCGGCTCTCGCTCCGGGTGGTGGGGCGCTAG
- a CDS encoding anti-sigma factor antagonist (This anti-anti-sigma factor, or anti-sigma factor antagonist, belongs to a family that includes characterized members SpoIIAA, RsbV, RsfA, and RsfB.) translates to MDGQTGAVTREADGVLITRITGEVDAASTDPIRAEVLAQLDQASGALVLDLREVAFFGSSGISLLAESYARAQRLGLALAVVADQRAVLRPLQVTGMADSLLIKPTLDEAVEAVRAQARQA, encoded by the coding sequence ATGGACGGACAGACCGGCGCGGTGACCCGCGAGGCGGACGGCGTGCTGATCACCAGGATCACCGGCGAGGTCGACGCCGCCAGCACCGACCCGATCAGGGCCGAGGTGCTGGCCCAGCTCGACCAGGCGTCGGGCGCCCTGGTCCTCGACCTGCGCGAGGTCGCCTTCTTCGGCTCCAGCGGCATCTCGCTGCTGGCCGAGTCGTACGCCCGCGCCCAGCGCCTCGGTCTGGCCCTGGCCGTGGTGGCGGACCAGCGCGCGGTCCTGCGTCCGCTCCAGGTGACCGGGATGGCCGACAGCCTCCTGATCAAGCCCACCCTGGACGAGGCCGTGGAGGCCGTCCGGGCCCAGGCCCGGCAGGCCTGA
- a CDS encoding SpoIIE family protein phosphatase — MNLPQPTPAHILVVDDLEASRYITASWLRRGGHRITEAVTGGQALDLLDEVEFDLVVLDVNLPDMSGFDIAERIKGDPRTAAVPVVHVSAAHREAEDRITGLNRGADAYLTEPVDPGELLATVEAALRYYRARALAERLADRLAKLTGATLAVNAAQTFDDLAEAAARGTATVLDTPATALVPTPQGAVRSCQAEDGEVVLDTAPEDVLERQLGDGEVRLVEDPPWRPGHPAVVVAARRNQRRAPILLAVDPASAATDEDRNLLRQLAQATALAADGLRAFAEEHNLALTLQRSLLPRVLPTRPTLPMTARYVPASAHAEIGGDFYEVTELDDDRLLIAIGDVCGHSLEAATIMGEVRHALRAYAVEERDPAAILAKLDAMLQRYHPFRGITTLCLFLVDPADGSTLVANAGHIPPLLADESGARYLDEIRGPLLGVGLPRPPATPLVLPEGALVLLTTDGLVEHAGEDMDVGLDLLRESVSHGGDMDALCDRLLAELGQQKKDDIALLAFRRLGHLNGGEAG, encoded by the coding sequence ATGAACCTTCCCCAGCCCACCCCGGCGCACATCCTCGTCGTGGACGACCTGGAGGCCAGCCGGTACATCACCGCCAGCTGGCTGCGCAGGGGCGGCCACCGCATCACCGAGGCGGTCACCGGCGGCCAGGCGCTCGACCTGCTCGACGAGGTCGAGTTCGACCTCGTCGTGCTGGACGTCAACCTGCCCGACATGAGCGGCTTCGACATCGCCGAGCGCATCAAGGGCGACCCGCGCACGGCCGCCGTGCCGGTGGTGCACGTCTCCGCCGCGCACCGCGAGGCCGAGGACCGCATCACCGGCCTCAACCGGGGCGCGGACGCCTACCTGACCGAACCGGTCGACCCCGGCGAGCTGCTGGCCACGGTCGAGGCGGCTCTGCGCTACTACCGGGCCCGCGCGCTGGCCGAGCGGCTGGCCGACCGCCTCGCCAAGCTGACCGGGGCCACGCTCGCGGTCAACGCCGCGCAGACCTTCGACGACCTGGCGGAAGCAGCCGCGAGGGGCACCGCGACCGTCCTGGACACCCCGGCCACCGCCCTGGTGCCCACCCCGCAGGGCGCGGTGCGCTCCTGCCAGGCCGAGGACGGCGAGGTGGTCCTGGACACCGCGCCCGAGGACGTCCTGGAGCGGCAGCTCGGCGACGGCGAGGTCCGCCTGGTCGAGGACCCGCCGTGGCGCCCCGGTCACCCCGCCGTCGTCGTGGCGGCCCGCCGCAACCAGCGCCGCGCCCCGATCCTGCTGGCCGTGGACCCGGCGAGCGCGGCCACCGACGAGGACCGCAACCTCCTGCGCCAGCTGGCCCAGGCCACCGCGCTGGCCGCCGACGGCCTGCGGGCGTTCGCCGAGGAGCACAACCTGGCCCTGACCCTGCAGCGCAGCCTGCTGCCCAGGGTCCTGCCGACCAGGCCCACCCTGCCCATGACGGCCAGGTACGTGCCCGCGTCCGCGCACGCCGAGATCGGCGGCGACTTCTACGAGGTCACCGAGCTCGACGACGACCGCCTGCTGATCGCCATCGGCGACGTCTGCGGCCACTCCCTGGAGGCGGCCACCATCATGGGCGAGGTCCGGCACGCCCTGCGCGCCTACGCCGTGGAGGAGCGCGACCCGGCGGCGATCCTGGCCAAGCTGGACGCGATGCTCCAGCGCTACCACCCGTTCCGGGGCATCACCACGCTCTGCCTGTTCCTGGTCGACCCGGCGGACGGCTCCACCCTGGTGGCGAACGCGGGCCACATCCCGCCGCTGCTGGCCGACGAGTCCGGCGCCCGCTACCTGGACGAGATCCGCGGCCCCCTGCTGGGCGTCGGCCTGCCGAGGCCGCCCGCGACCCCGCTGGTGCTGCCCGAGGGCGCCCTGGTCCTGCTCACCACCGACGGCCTGGTCGAGCACGCGGGCGAGGACATGGACGTCGGCCTCGACCTGTTGCGCGAGTCCGTGTCGCACGGTGGCGACATGGACGCGCTGTGCGACCGCCTGCTGGCCGAACTGGGTCAGCAGAAGAAGGACGACATCGCCCTGCTGGCCTTCCGCAGGCTCGGCCACCTGAACGGGGGAGAGGCCGGGTAA